In Crinalium epipsammum PCC 9333, the following are encoded in one genomic region:
- a CDS encoding ABC transporter substrate-binding protein, with product MKKIAIVLSLLGIVSGSLTGCTNGNTATNTGTQSKNVNRDLRSVAVTLGDLSNPFFVVMAKGAEEEAKKIGGDDVRVTVVSSGYDLNQQFNQMENFIAANTDLIILNAGDSKGIRPAVDQARKAGAIVIAVDTAVEAEVDATVTTNNLQAGEVACQYIADRLKGKGNVVIVNGPPVTSVIQRVNGCEKALSKYPDLKILSKNQNAEGSRDGGLRVMSDLLTTYPKIDAVFAINDPSGVGADLAARQVRRKEFFIVGVDGAPEAVKAIASNDSLYAATATQNPREMTQKAVQVGNDILHGKKPKSPNILIPVNLITRENVSTAKGW from the coding sequence GTGAAAAAGATTGCAATTGTACTTAGCTTATTAGGTATCGTCAGTGGTTCTCTTACAGGTTGCACAAATGGCAACACTGCTACCAACACAGGTACACAAAGCAAGAATGTTAATCGCGATTTACGCTCAGTTGCTGTCACCCTTGGCGATCTAAGTAATCCTTTCTTCGTTGTAATGGCAAAGGGAGCCGAGGAAGAAGCTAAGAAAATTGGGGGTGATGATGTCAGAGTTACTGTGGTTTCCAGTGGCTATGACCTGAACCAGCAATTCAACCAAATGGAAAATTTTATTGCCGCAAATACTGACCTAATCATCCTCAATGCGGGTGACAGCAAAGGAATTAGACCAGCAGTTGATCAAGCAAGAAAAGCTGGTGCGATTGTGATTGCCGTAGATACGGCAGTAGAGGCAGAAGTGGATGCCACAGTTACCACTAATAACCTGCAAGCTGGAGAGGTTGCTTGCCAATATATTGCCGATCGCCTCAAGGGTAAAGGCAATGTGGTCATCGTTAACGGCCCTCCAGTGACCTCGGTAATTCAGCGAGTTAATGGATGCGAAAAAGCCTTATCAAAATATCCCGATCTAAAAATACTCTCGAAAAACCAGAACGCAGAAGGGAGTAGGGATGGAGGATTGAGGGTAATGAGCGATCTGCTGACAACTTATCCCAAAATTGATGCTGTCTTTGCGATCAACGATCCGAGTGGTGTTGGAGCCGACTTAGCAGCTAGGCAAGTAAGACGCAAGGAATTTTTCATTGTTGGGGTCGATGGTGCGCCAGAAGCCGTAAAAGCGATCGCATCTAATGACAGTCTATATGCAGCGACAGCGACTCAAAATCCTAGAGAGATGACTCAAAAAGCGGTTCAGGTTGGCAACGACATCTTGCATGGCAAAAAACCTAAGTCACCTAATATTCTAATTCCAGTTAATTTGATTACGCGAGAAAACGTTAGCACTGCTAAAGGTTGGTAA
- the pirA gene encoding arginine synthesis PII-interacting regulator PirA — translation MNLSNRVIRSKYQYNSPSLEVKEAEIYGRNQEQDSSFRYVRHMPVHSPVTSLLKCEVANRARSANSDLWLRKNSAFTASRSSEKSLDQTTQIHIENMRRNLEYRLQAAKARGDQNLLHQLEMESKQLAFQR, via the coding sequence ATGAATTTATCTAATCGCGTCATCAGGAGCAAATACCAATACAACTCACCTAGTCTGGAAGTGAAAGAAGCCGAAATCTACGGCAGAAACCAGGAACAAGATTCTAGCTTCCGCTATGTTAGACATATGCCTGTACATTCACCAGTAACTAGCTTGCTCAAATGTGAGGTTGCTAATCGTGCTAGGTCTGCCAACTCAGATTTATGGCTCAGAAAAAATTCTGCTTTTACAGCGTCTCGAAGCAGTGAAAAATCATTAGATCAAACAACGCAAATTCATATAGAAAATATGCGTCGTAATTTGGAATACCGACTACAAGCAGCAAAAGCTAGAGGCGATCAAAACTTACTCCACCAGCTAGAAATGGAGTCAAAGCAATTAGCTTTTCAGAGATAG
- a CDS encoding type II toxin-antitoxin system HicB family antitoxin produces MKIKVIVWQEEDVWCATVPALPGCHTWGKSYEHLIEMVKEAIEGWLEVANEKQLPTIYEVTV; encoded by the coding sequence ATGAAAATAAAAGTAATTGTTTGGCAAGAAGAAGATGTTTGGTGTGCAACTGTTCCTGCTTTACCTGGTTGTCATACCTGGGGAAAAAGCTATGAACATCTAATAGAAATGGTTAAAGAAGCAATTGAAGGATGGCTAGAGGTAGCTAATGAAAAACAATTACCCACTATATATGAAGTAACTGTGTAA
- a CDS encoding IS630 family transposase, translated as MPAKNHLTQEQRERLLKTLKEDENPYVREKVLILLLMNEGKTYQEISNFLQIAYPTVAYWAVHGDPDKLESFLDGRREGNFRKVTKKYEEVLLEIIEKEPSEYGYEFGRWTAARLATYLEKATGIKLSGSQVRRILERKKYVYLWAKYSLEDKQNPEKRKIFKEKLAEYLKITLATPERLQVWFWDESGFSLRVIRRKTWGRKGYRKKVAGQRRRGRVNIMGGLRYHDKKRMNFVIKKGNADVFYEQIKLLNTFLLEEWIEQGKQSEDFTKCSAKIVIILDNASFHKRKDILEKIASEMPNIILEFLPPYSPDYNLIELVWHSAKEYIAHRLFESVEQLEELLNKLLNEGGLVIKWERKIKNKGNAVY; from the coding sequence ATGCCAGCGAAAAACCATCTGACTCAAGAACAGAGAGAACGGCTACTAAAAACTCTAAAAGAAGATGAAAATCCCTATGTAAGAGAGAAAGTTCTCATTTTACTATTAATGAATGAGGGGAAAACTTACCAAGAAATAAGTAATTTTTTACAGATAGCATATCCAACAGTAGCATATTGGGCGGTGCATGGCGACCCAGATAAACTAGAAAGCTTTCTAGATGGAAGAAGAGAAGGTAACTTCCGTAAAGTTACAAAAAAATATGAGGAGGTTTTATTAGAAATCATTGAAAAAGAGCCATCCGAGTATGGATATGAGTTTGGTCGATGGACAGCAGCGAGGCTAGCAACTTATTTGGAAAAAGCGACAGGAATTAAGTTAAGCGGCTCTCAAGTTAGGAGAATTTTAGAGCGAAAAAAGTACGTTTACCTTTGGGCAAAGTATAGCCTAGAAGACAAACAAAATCCTGAAAAGCGTAAAATATTTAAAGAAAAATTAGCGGAATATTTAAAAATCACGCTCGCCACCCCAGAACGTCTACAGGTATGGTTTTGGGATGAGAGTGGGTTTAGTTTAAGAGTAATAAGAAGAAAAACATGGGGAAGAAAAGGCTATAGAAAGAAGGTGGCGGGACAAAGAAGAAGAGGAAGAGTAAATATCATGGGAGGATTACGTTATCACGATAAAAAAAGAATGAATTTTGTCATCAAAAAAGGAAATGCAGATGTTTTTTATGAACAGATAAAACTCTTAAATACTTTTTTACTAGAAGAATGGATTGAGCAAGGTAAACAAAGTGAAGATTTTACCAAATGTTCAGCCAAAATAGTTATTATTTTAGATAACGCCAGCTTCCACAAAAGAAAAGATATTTTAGAAAAAATTGCCTCAGAAATGCCCAATATTATTTTAGAGTTCTTACCGCCATATAGTCCAGATTATAATTTAATCGAATTAGTTTGGCATTCAGCGAAAGAATATATAGCTCATCGACTATTTGAATCAGTAGAACAGTTAGAAGAGTTATTGAATAAGTTGTTAAATGAAGGAGGTCTTGTTATTAAATGGGAACGTAAGATTAAAAATAAAGGTAATGCTGTTTATTAA
- a CDS encoding HNH endonuclease, translated as MSRSYISKELKELVSKRADYLCEYCLISEEDSGGCQFDHIISLKHGGDTTAENLAYACLFCNLNKGSDLGSIIWRTGELVRFFNPRRDRWGEHFRLEGAMIQPLTDIGEVTARIFQFNSSDRLIERQVLIEVNRYPATAANQRMNNE; from the coding sequence ATGTCTCGTTCTTACATTAGCAAAGAACTAAAAGAATTAGTAAGTAAACGTGCTGATTATCTGTGTGAATATTGTCTAATTTCTGAAGAAGATAGCGGTGGGTGTCAATTTGACCATATTATCAGTTTAAAACATGGTGGAGACACTACAGCCGAAAATTTAGCTTATGCCTGTTTGTTTTGTAATTTGAATAAAGGTAGTGATTTAGGCTCAATTATTTGGCGGACAGGCGAACTGGTAAGATTTTTTAACCCCAGAAGAGATCGTTGGGGCGAACATTTTCGCCTGGAGGGGGCAATGATTCAACCTTTAACTGATATTGGGGAAGTAACAGCAAGGATTTTTCAGTTTAATAGTAGCGATCGCTTAATCGAAAGACAAGTTTTAATTGAAGTTAATAGATATCCTGCAACTGCTGCTAACCAACGTATGAATAATGAATGA
- the acnB gene encoding bifunctional aconitate hydratase 2/2-methylisocitrate dehydratase produces MLEAYRQHVAERAKLGIPPLPLDAQQTSELCELLKNPPAGEEETLLELLRDRIPPGVDSAAYVKAGFLTAIAKGEITSSLVSPIYAVELLGTMIGGYNVQSLIDLLQFNQNASLQEAAAKALSKMVLVYDAFHDVEELAKTNSYAQQVIEAWETAEWFTSRPPVPEAITVTVFKVPGETNTDDLSPATHATTRPDIPLHALAMLESRQPGSLETIVELKKKGHPVAYVGDVVGTGSSRKSAINSVLWHIGNDIPFVPNKRAGGYVLGSAIAPIFFNTAEDSGALPIECDVSSMETGMVITIHPYKGEITNEAGEVISTFTLKPDTILDEVRAGGRIPLLIGRTLTDKIRAAQGLEPSPIFTRPRPPIDTGKGYTLAQKMVGKACGLQGVRPGTSCDPIMTTVGSQDTTGPMTRDELKELACLGFSADLVMQSFCHTAAYPKPVDIKTHHELPDFISQRGGVALRPGDGIIHSWLNRMLLPDTVGTGGDSHTRFPLGISFPAGSGLVAFAAALGVMPLDMPESVLVRFKGELQPGITLRDIVNAIPYVAMQKGLLTVEKKNKKNIFSGRIMEIEGLPDLKVEQAFELTDATAERSCAGCTIKLSVETISEYIRSNIALLKNMVARGYADARTIMRRVAKMEEWLANPVLMEADADAEYAEIIEIDLNEIKEPIVAAPNDPDNVKLLSEVANDLVQEVFVGSCMTNIGHYRATAKVLEGEGAVKTRLWICPPTRMDETQLKEEGYYGIFDAAGARTEMPGCSLCMGNQARVADGATVFSTSTRNFNNRLGKDAKVYLGSAELAAVCALLGRLPNVQEYLDIVGKKINPFAGDLYRYLNFDQITGFEDEGRVVSKEEEAMLAGVK; encoded by the coding sequence ATGTTAGAAGCATACCGCCAGCACGTTGCAGAACGGGCAAAGCTAGGTATTCCTCCCTTACCTTTGGATGCACAGCAAACTTCAGAATTATGTGAATTGCTGAAAAATCCGCCTGCGGGGGAAGAAGAAACGCTATTAGAGTTATTGCGCGATCGCATTCCTCCTGGTGTCGATTCCGCAGCTTATGTCAAAGCTGGTTTTCTCACTGCTATAGCTAAAGGTGAAATTACGAGTTCCCTAGTTTCACCTATCTATGCAGTAGAGTTACTGGGAACAATGATTGGCGGTTATAATGTGCAATCGTTGATCGACCTTTTGCAATTTAATCAAAATGCGTCTCTACAAGAAGCCGCAGCAAAAGCTTTAAGCAAAATGGTATTGGTTTACGATGCCTTTCACGACGTTGAGGAATTAGCTAAAACTAATTCTTACGCCCAACAAGTAATCGAAGCTTGGGAAACTGCGGAGTGGTTTACCTCTCGTCCTCCAGTACCAGAAGCTATCACCGTTACCGTTTTTAAAGTACCAGGAGAAACAAACACCGACGACTTATCACCCGCAACCCACGCTACCACCCGCCCCGATATTCCTCTACACGCCTTAGCGATGCTGGAATCTCGGCAACCTGGAAGCTTAGAAACGATTGTCGAGTTAAAGAAAAAAGGGCATCCCGTCGCTTATGTTGGGGATGTAGTTGGTACAGGTTCCTCGCGCAAATCTGCGATTAACTCAGTGTTGTGGCATATCGGCAATGATATTCCCTTTGTACCAAATAAACGGGCTGGGGGGTATGTATTGGGTAGTGCGATCGCGCCTATCTTCTTCAACACTGCTGAAGACTCCGGTGCATTACCCATTGAGTGTGATGTCAGCAGCATGGAAACCGGAATGGTGATTACCATCCATCCCTATAAAGGAGAAATCACCAACGAAGCAGGGGAAGTCATTTCCACCTTCACATTAAAACCCGATACCATTCTCGACGAAGTACGCGCAGGCGGACGCATCCCCTTATTAATCGGGCGCACCTTAACCGATAAAATCCGTGCTGCACAAGGATTAGAACCTAGCCCCATCTTTACCCGTCCGCGTCCCCCAATAGACACAGGCAAAGGCTACACCTTAGCTCAAAAAATGGTCGGCAAAGCTTGCGGACTCCAAGGTGTACGTCCTGGTACATCCTGCGATCCAATTATGACTACCGTTGGTTCCCAGGATACCACAGGACCCATGACACGCGACGAACTCAAAGAACTCGCTTGTCTCGGTTTTAGCGCCGACTTAGTAATGCAAAGCTTCTGTCACACCGCAGCATATCCCAAACCAGTAGACATCAAAACCCATCACGAACTACCAGATTTTATCTCACAGCGTGGTGGTGTCGCCTTACGTCCTGGTGATGGCATTATCCACTCCTGGTTAAATAGGATGCTATTACCCGATACCGTCGGCACAGGTGGCGACTCCCACACCCGTTTCCCCTTGGGTATATCCTTCCCGGCAGGTTCAGGGTTAGTCGCCTTCGCCGCCGCATTAGGTGTCATGCCTTTAGATATGCCAGAATCAGTATTAGTCAGATTCAAAGGTGAATTGCAACCAGGAATCACCCTACGGGATATAGTCAACGCCATCCCTTATGTAGCAATGCAAAAAGGATTGCTAACAGTCGAGAAGAAGAATAAGAAAAACATCTTCTCCGGGCGGATTATGGAAATAGAAGGATTGCCCGATTTAAAAGTTGAGCAAGCATTTGAACTCACCGACGCAACCGCAGAACGTTCTTGTGCAGGATGCACAATTAAACTGAGTGTCGAAACAATTTCTGAATATATCCGTTCCAACATTGCGCTGTTAAAAAACATGGTAGCGCGTGGTTATGCAGATGCCCGTACTATCATGCGTCGGGTAGCCAAAATGGAAGAATGGTTAGCCAACCCCGTATTAATGGAAGCTGATGCAGATGCGGAGTATGCAGAAATAATTGAAATTGATTTAAACGAAATCAAAGAACCAATTGTAGCTGCTCCCAATGACCCAGATAATGTTAAATTACTTTCTGAAGTAGCTAACGATTTAGTGCAAGAAGTATTTGTCGGTTCTTGTATGACGAATATCGGACATTACCGCGCCACTGCGAAAGTATTAGAAGGGGAAGGCGCAGTTAAAACCCGCTTGTGGATTTGTCCCCCTACCCGCATGGATGAAACCCAGTTAAAAGAAGAAGGATATTACGGCATTTTTGATGCAGCAGGTGCGAGGACAGAAATGCCTGGTTGCAGTCTATGTATGGGTAATCAGGCGCGAGTTGCTGATGGCGCAACTGTGTTTTCAACTTCTACGAGAAACTTCAATAACCGCTTGGGTAAAGATGCCAAAGTGTATCTAGGTTCTGCGGAATTAGCAGCAGTTTGTGCGCTATTAGGAAGGCTGCCAAATGTGCAGGAATATCTGGATATTGTCGGTAAGAAGATTAATCCTTTTGCGGGTGATTTGTATCGCTATTTGAATTTCGATCAAATTACTGGTTTTGAGGATGAAGGGCGCGTTGTTTCTAAAGAAGAGGAAGCCATGTTAGCTGGAGTGAAGTAG
- a CDS encoding DUF433 domain-containing protein, translated as MLLNIIKEHIEITPGVCGGKPRITGHRIRVQDIVIWHEQMGLSPDEILYHHPSISLSDVYAALAYYHDHRDEIRQQIDADEEFARKLKAQTPSLLQQKLKNPQHG; from the coding sequence ATGTTACTTAACATTATCAAAGAACACATTGAAATCACCCCTGGAGTCTGCGGAGGAAAACCCCGCATTACAGGACATCGGATCAGAGTTCAGGATATCGTGATTTGGCACGAACAAATGGGTTTGTCACCTGACGAAATTCTTTATCACCATCCCAGTATTAGCTTATCTGATGTCTATGCAGCCCTAGCCTATTATCACGATCATCGAGATGAAATTCGTCAACAAATTGACGCAGATGAAGAATTTGCCCGCAAACTGAAAGCCCAAACACCATCATTATTACAACAAAAATTAAAAAATCCTCAACATGGCTAA
- a CDS encoding DUF5615 family PIN-like protein, with translation MAKIKFHLDENVSFAIANGLRRRGIDVTTTPEQGMIGQSDEQQLEFALSQKRVIFTQDTDFLRLHHAGFSHRGIAYSLQKSKSIGEILQALILIWEVLDAEEMTNYLEFL, from the coding sequence ATGGCTAAGATTAAATTTCACTTAGATGAAAATGTTAGCTTTGCCATAGCGAATGGATTGAGAAGACGAGGAATTGATGTTACCACTACCCCAGAACAAGGAATGATTGGGCAATCAGATGAACAGCAATTAGAATTTGCTTTATCTCAAAAGCGGGTTATTTTCACGCAAGATACTGACTTCTTGAGATTACATCATGCTGGTTTTTCTCATCGGGGTATTGCTTACTCTCTCCAAAAAAGTAAATCTATTGGAGAAATTTTGCAGGCGTTAATACTCATTTGGGAGGTACTTGATGCCGAAGAAATGACAAATTATCTAGAGTTTTTATAA
- a CDS encoding Nif11-like leader peptide family natural product precursor: MSNESAKKFLADAAHNMVLREKFTQVTNPQEFIQTVEELGYTFTTDELKEVVKEYSEGVVIRRKTGVWQWLRTINWV; this comes from the coding sequence ATGTCTAATGAAAGTGCGAAGAAATTTCTCGCTGATGCTGCTCATAATATGGTATTGCGCGAAAAGTTTACACAGGTGACAAATCCTCAAGAATTTATTCAAACTGTTGAGGAGTTGGGTTACACCTTTACCACAGATGAACTTAAGGAAGTGGTGAAAGAATATAGTGAGGGAGTTGTGATTAGAAGGAAGACAGGCGTTTGGCAATGGCTACGCACTATTAACTGGGTTTAG
- a CDS encoding phosphomannose isomerase type II C-terminal cupin domain: protein MTENQNQQLVNPSDVSPTHPTTTQVRPWGTVTVLEDGNRYRINRIEVKPGHHISTQMHYHRSEHWVVVAGTAKVICNGQETILMQKQSTYVPMSTSHRVENPGVIPLVMIEIQNGEYLGDDDIIRFPEDPET from the coding sequence ATGACTGAAAACCAGAATCAGCAGCTAGTAAATCCAAGTGATGTGTCACCAACACATCCAACTACCACACAGGTACGACCTTGGGGTACAGTTACAGTCTTAGAAGACGGTAATCGTTACAGAATTAATCGCATTGAAGTTAAGCCAGGTCATCATATTAGTACCCAAATGCACTACCATCGTAGTGAACATTGGGTTGTTGTAGCTGGTACAGCGAAAGTAATTTGTAATGGTCAAGAAACGATCTTGATGCAAAAACAGTCAACTTATGTCCCTATGTCTACATCTCACCGCGTGGAAAATCCAGGGGTGATTCCACTGGTGATGATTGAAATCCAAAATGGAGAATACCTGGGAGACGACGACATCATCCGCTTCCCAGAAGACCCCGAAACATGA
- a CDS encoding RNA recognition motif domain-containing protein encodes MSIYVGNLSYEVTEDDLNSVFAEYGTVKRVNLPNDRETGRPRGFAFVEMQTEDQENAAIEALDGAEWMGRDLKVNKAKPREDNRGGGGGGRPGGNRGGGYGNSSRGNDRRGDY; translated from the coding sequence ATGTCGATTTATGTAGGTAATTTGTCTTACGAAGTTACAGAAGACGATCTTAACTCCGTGTTTGCAGAATACGGAACTGTTAAGCGCGTTAATTTACCCAATGACCGCGAAACGGGACGACCACGCGGGTTTGCTTTTGTAGAAATGCAAACAGAAGATCAAGAAAACGCAGCTATTGAAGCTTTGGATGGTGCAGAGTGGATGGGGCGTGATCTGAAAGTTAACAAAGCCAAACCTCGTGAAGATAACAGAGGCGGGGGCGGGGGTGGTCGTCCAGGCGGTAATCGCGGCGGTGGTTACGGAAATTCCTCTAGAGGAAACGACAGACGCGGCGACTATTAG
- the rpsU gene encoding 30S ribosomal protein S21 translates to MTQIVLGDNEGIDSALRRFKREVSKAGILADVKKNRHFETPIEKRKRKAVAARRKKRFR, encoded by the coding sequence ATGACCCAAATAGTTTTAGGCGACAATGAAGGAATTGATTCTGCTTTACGTCGGTTCAAGCGCGAAGTGTCTAAAGCGGGAATTTTAGCAGACGTAAAGAAAAATCGGCACTTTGAAACTCCCATAGAGAAACGCAAACGCAAGGCGGTTGCAGCAAGACGCAAAAAACGTTTCCGTTAA
- a CDS encoding cation:proton antiporter translates to MQTIVLVLFEVLIVIGLSRVVGLGFRWIKQPLVIGEIVAGIMLGPSLFGLVAPDLAASLFPAEAVPFLNILSQVGLIFFMFLIGLELDPKYLKGNLDIAILTSHVSILVPFSLGSLLALLLYPLVSNSSVTFTAFALFLGAAMSITAFPVLARIITENNLQGTRLGTLALTCAAVDDVTAWCLLALAIAVTRTNSMAGAIPTIIYSLLYIGFMLTAGRWFLQKLSDHYNRTARLSQFVLAGIYMGVVASALITELIGIHLIFGAFLLGAAMPKNPRLVRELAEKTEDFVLTFLLPIFFAYSGLRTEIGLLNKPELWLLCLLVLTVAIIGKYVGTYVAARVCGIEKREASALGWLMNTRGLTELIVLNIGLSLGVISPLLFTMLVIMALVTTFMTSPLLEWTYPKHLIQQDVLEEVGQTPEDLEKLTPETATYQILVPVANPNTQKILLELALAIAGTKLQPSVVHPLQLIELNDDYLFSSTPLEADRLIQQRRTQLEELIQTLEPPDVRAMVHPIVRMANDVARETAKIAKLDRADLILLGWHRSGFSTNRLGGRVGQILSTAPVDVAVFVDLADSSNLARPYENLLVPYSANIHDELGLELAIRLLINSDTRRLSILRVTQANQPVRELSYESSTLIEQLPERVRSRIEMPIIESSDPIAAVVEASATVDLTIAGTSRAWGIERQTLGRYTDQLAIQCRSTLLITRRYSKVTSHLASMLSDKNPSGVKV, encoded by the coding sequence ATGCAAACAATCGTTCTTGTTTTATTTGAAGTGCTGATAGTTATCGGACTATCGCGGGTTGTAGGCTTAGGATTTCGCTGGATTAAACAGCCTTTGGTGATCGGTGAAATTGTAGCTGGAATTATGTTAGGACCATCTTTATTTGGTTTAGTAGCTCCAGATTTAGCCGCATCCTTATTTCCAGCAGAAGCAGTTCCCTTCTTGAATATACTATCTCAAGTAGGGTTAATATTTTTCATGTTTCTGATTGGTTTAGAGCTAGATCCAAAATATCTTAAGGGAAATTTGGATATCGCAATTTTAACTTCCCATGTCAGTATATTAGTGCCGTTTTCCTTGGGAAGTTTACTTGCTCTGCTGCTTTACCCGCTAGTTTCTAATAGTAGTGTAACATTTACCGCATTTGCCTTATTTTTAGGCGCGGCAATGTCTATTACTGCCTTTCCGGTACTTGCTAGAATTATTACTGAAAATAACTTGCAGGGTACGCGCTTAGGAACTTTAGCACTGACTTGTGCAGCAGTCGATGATGTGACAGCTTGGTGTTTGTTGGCATTAGCGATCGCAGTTACTCGCACTAACAGCATGGCTGGAGCTATACCAACTATTATTTATTCCCTGCTTTATATCGGCTTCATGCTCACCGCAGGACGTTGGTTTCTCCAAAAGCTTTCTGACCATTATAATCGCACAGCTAGACTTAGCCAATTCGTTTTAGCTGGCATCTATATGGGTGTAGTTGCTTCAGCATTAATTACAGAATTAATTGGTATCCATTTAATTTTTGGGGCATTCTTGCTAGGCGCAGCAATGCCAAAAAACCCTCGCTTAGTGAGGGAGTTAGCAGAAAAAACTGAAGACTTTGTACTAACATTTTTACTACCAATTTTCTTTGCTTATAGCGGTTTGCGTACAGAAATTGGCTTACTTAATAAACCTGAATTATGGCTGCTGTGTCTATTAGTACTAACAGTTGCAATTATTGGTAAATACGTTGGTACTTATGTAGCAGCCCGTGTTTGTGGAATTGAAAAGCGGGAAGCCTCAGCACTCGGTTGGTTAATGAATACTCGCGGTTTAACTGAGTTAATTGTACTCAATATAGGTTTAAGCTTAGGGGTAATTTCGCCGTTGTTGTTCACTATGTTAGTAATCATGGCGCTAGTGACAACATTTATGACTTCCCCACTATTAGAATGGACTTACCCTAAACATTTAATTCAACAAGATGTTTTAGAGGAAGTAGGACAAACACCAGAGGATTTAGAAAAGCTTACACCTGAAACTGCTACCTATCAAATTTTAGTACCTGTAGCTAATCCGAATACACAGAAGATTTTGCTAGAACTAGCATTGGCGATCGCGGGGACAAAATTACAACCATCAGTTGTGCATCCGCTACAGTTAATTGAACTCAATGATGACTACTTATTTAGTAGCACACCACTTGAAGCAGACCGCTTAATTCAACAACGCCGTACTCAATTAGAAGAATTAATTCAAACATTAGAACCACCAGATGTACGCGCAATGGTGCATCCAATTGTGCGGATGGCGAATGATGTAGCTAGAGAAACAGCAAAGATTGCTAAACTTGACCGTGCGGATCTAATTTTATTAGGATGGCATCGTTCAGGTTTTAGTACTAATCGTTTAGGCGGTAGAGTAGGTCAAATTCTCAGCACCGCGCCAGTAGATGTAGCAGTATTTGTAGATTTAGCTGATAGCAGCAATTTAGCACGCCCTTATGAAAACTTGTTAGTACCTTATTCTGCTAATATCCATGATGAATTAGGGCTGGAATTAGCAATAAGATTGCTGATTAATAGTGATACTCGTCGCCTCAGTATTTTACGAGTTACGCAAGCAAATCAACCTGTTAGGGAGTTAAGCTACGAATCCAGCACTTTGATCGAGCAATTACCTGAGCGTGTGCGATCGCGCATTGAAATGCCAATTATAGAGTCATCAGACCCTATTGCAGCAGTTGTAGAAGCTTCCGCAACCGTTGACCTTACCATTGCGGGTACGAGTCGTGCTTGGGGTATTGAGCGTCAAACCCTGGGACGATATACAGATCAACTGGCTATTCAATGTCGCTCCACACTTTTGATTACTCGCCGCTATAGTAAAGTTACTTCTCATCTGGCATCAATGCTTTCAGATAAAAATCCTTCTGGAGTTAAAGTATGA
- a CDS encoding P-II family nitrogen regulator, giving the protein MSSKASSIKSVTLLTIIAETVLKDPIVKLLKNHEVSGYTINQVQGEGSHGRRLGDIAGYNTNIEIKTLVSLEISDAILESIKDYQGNHAILAFRQNVETLA; this is encoded by the coding sequence ATGTCCTCTAAAGCTAGTTCAATTAAATCTGTTACCCTACTCACCATTATTGCTGAAACAGTACTAAAAGACCCGATTGTGAAGTTATTAAAAAACCATGAGGTAAGCGGTTATACCATTAATCAAGTCCAAGGTGAAGGTAGTCACGGCAGACGATTAGGAGACATAGCAGGTTACAACACCAATATTGAAATCAAAACCCTTGTGTCACTAGAAATATCTGATGCTATCCTTGAGTCTATAAAAGATTATCAAGGCAATCACGCCATACTCGCCTTCCGCCAGAATGTAGAAACTTTAGCTTAA